A region of Arabidopsis thaliana chromosome 5, partial sequence DNA encodes the following proteins:
- a CDS encoding NAD(P)-binding Rossmann-fold superfamily protein (NAD(P)-binding Rossmann-fold superfamily protein; FUNCTIONS IN: oxidoreductase activity, binding, catalytic activity; INVOLVED IN: multicellular organismal development, oxidation reduction, metabolic process; LOCATED IN: cellular_component unknown; EXPRESSED IN: sepal; EXPRESSED DURING: petal differentiation and expansion stage; CONTAINS InterPro DOMAIN/s: NAD(P)-binding domain (InterPro:IPR016040), Glucose/ribitol dehydrogenase (InterPro:IPR002347), Short-chain dehydrogenase/reductase SDR (InterPro:IPR002198); BEST Arabidopsis thaliana protein match is: NAD(P)-binding Rossmann-fold superfamily protein (TAIR:AT5G53090.1); Has 1807 Blast hits to 1807 proteins in 277 species: Archae - 0; Bacteria - 0; Metazoa - 736; Fungi - 347; Plants - 385; Viruses - 0; Other Eukaryotes - 339 (source: NCBI BLink).), with protein sequence MKKNDGLGWIQWMRGWFNVVQEILLQRIMASHLQIPFHLPPLNHLTCIVTGSTSGIGSETARQLAEAGAHVVMAVRNIKAAHELIQQWQTKWSASGEGLPLNIQAMELDLLSLDSVVRFSNAWNARLAPLHVLINNAGMFAMGGAQKFSEDGYEQHMQVNHLAPALLSLLLLPSLIRASRSRIINVNSVMHYVGFVDPNDMNFVSGKRKFSSLSAYSSSKLAQVMFNNVLLKKLPLETGISVVCLSPGVVQTNITRDLPRLVQDLYSALPYFIFSPQEGCRSSLFSATDPQIPNHYQKLKTNEKSVCTLFISLNCKLTNCSEEAQNVETANRVWEKTLELIGLPSDTVERLVEGEVVKCRYRTR encoded by the exons atgaagaagaatgatgGTTTAGGGTGGATTCAGTGGATGAGAGGATGGTTTAATGTTGTGCAAGAGATTCTTTTGCAGAGAATAATGGCTTCTCACTTACAAATTCCATTTCATCTTCCTCCTTTAAACCACTTAACTTGTATTGTCACTGGCTCAACTAGTGGCATTGGCTCCGAGACCGCTAG GCAACTTGCAGAGGCTGGTGCTCATGTTGTTATGGCGGTTAGGAACATAAAAGCAGCTCATGAGCTGATTCAACAATGGCAGACCAAGTGGTCTGCTAGTGGTGAGGGACTCCCACTTAATATTCAG GCAATGGAACTTGACCTTCTCTCTTTAGATTCCGTCGTCAGATTTAGCAATGCGTGGAATGCACGGCTAGCCCCTTTGCATGTTCTGATTAATAATGCCGGCATGTTTGCTATGGGAG GGGCACAAAAATTCTCAGAAGATGGATATGAACAGCACATGCAAGTGAACCATTTAGCTCCAGCTCTGCTTTCACTACTCCTTTTGCCTTCGCTTATCCGAGCTTCCCGGAGTCGAATCATTAATGTTAATTCTGTT ATGCATtatgttggttttgttgatcCAAATgatatgaattttgtttctggtAAACGAAAGTTTTCAAGCTTGAGCGCATATTCTAGCAGCAAACTCGCTCAG GTTATGTTTAACAatgttcttttaaaaaaactgcCTTTGGAAACCGGCATTAGCGTCGTTTGTTTATCTCCTGGTGTTGTCCAAACTAACATT ACAAGAGATCTTCCAAGATTGGTCCAAGATCTTTACTCAGCCTTGCCTTATTTCATCTTTTCACCACAAGAAGGTTGTAGAAGCTCGCTTTTCTCGGCGACAGATCCTCAGATTCCAAACCATTACCAAAAGCTAAAAACCAATGAGAAATCTGTTTGCACATTATTCATATCTCTAAATTGCAAACTCACGAATTGTTCTGAAGAAGCTCAAAACGTTGAAACAGCTAACAGAGTTTGGGAAAAGACATTAGAGTTGATCGGTCTTCCTTCTGATACAGTGGAAAGGCTTGTGGAGGGAGAAGTGGTCAAGTGTCGTTATCGAACTCGTTAA
- a CDS encoding RING/U-box superfamily protein (RING/U-box superfamily protein; FUNCTIONS IN: zinc ion binding; INVOLVED IN: biological_process unknown; LOCATED IN: endomembrane system; EXPRESSED IN: 8 plant structures; EXPRESSED DURING: 4 anthesis, C globular stage, petal differentiation and expansion stage; CONTAINS InterPro DOMAIN/s: Zinc finger, RING-type (InterPro:IPR001841), Zinc finger, C3HC4 RING-type (InterPro:IPR018957); BEST Arabidopsis thaliana protein match is: RING/U-box superfamily protein (TAIR:AT2G46495.1); Has 1807 Blast hits to 1807 proteins in 277 species: Archae - 0; Bacteria - 0; Metazoa - 736; Fungi - 347; Plants - 385; Viruses - 0; Other Eukaryotes - 339 (source: NCBI BLink).), translated as MDLTKLISFSLLFLSLLIPTTTTTTSTVTCTNAVCRRDGPIIRFPFRLKHQQSHSCGYDKGFDLTCDINAGNRTTITLPFSGNFTVEEIDYAAQEIWINDPNNCLPQRILQLNLNSTPFSGVYMRQFTFFNCPTSEYLRFRPLNPITCLSGKNSTVFATPSPRVINYLSSQSCRLMKTVYVPVRWPFYEQIVSSSDLSDNLWLTWRVPRCSRCEIKGGKCGIKSNSSREIICSHVHKPAIPRRARYAIAVGAGIPGALIVFGLFCFVYSKISSCIKRRRLVPTPEINNAQAHYLHSSVIVMGLDGPTIESYPKIVLGESKRLPKVDDATCAICLSEYEPKETLRTIPQCQHCFHADCIDEWLKLNGTCPVCRNSPEQILPPA; from the exons atggatttaacaaaattaatatcattctctctcttgttTCTATCTCTTCTAATcccgacgacgacgacgaccACTTCCACCGTTACATGCACTAACGCCGTTTGTCGCCGTGACGGCCCGATCATCCGTTTTCCATTCCGTCTAAAACACCAACAATCTCATTCTTGTGGTTACGACAAAGGCTTCGACTTAACGTGCGATATTAACGCCGGTAACAGAACAACCATAACGTTACCGTTTTCCGGTAACTTCACCGTGGAAGAGATCGATTACGCAGCTCAAGAGATTTGGATCAACGACCCAAACAACTGTCTTCCTCAACGGATCTTACAGCTAAACCTCAACTCGACGCCGTTTAGTGGCGTTTACATGCGTCAGTTCACGTTCTTTAACTGTCCTACTTCAGAGTATCTCCGTTTTAGGCCGTTGAATCCGATAACGTGTTTGAGTGGTAAAAACAGCACGGTGTTTGCTACTCCTTCGCCTAGAGTGATAAACTACTTGTCGTCTCAATCATGCCGGTTAATGAAAACCGTTTATGTTCCGGTTCGGTGGCCGTTTTATGAGCAAATCGTGTCGTCTTCGGATTTGAGTGATAACCTCTGGCTTACTTGGAGGGTTCCAAGATGTAGTAGGTGTGAGATTAAAGGTGGTAAGTGTGGGATTAAGAGTAATTCTTCTCGTGAAATCATTTGCTCTCATGTTCATAAACCAG ctATTCCGAGAAGAGCTCGTTACGCAATAGCCGTAGGCGCCGGAATCCCAGGAGCTTTAATAGTCTTTGGTCTTTTCTGCTTCGTATACAGCAAAATCAGTTCATGCATTAAACGGCGTCGTCTCGTCCCAACCCCAGAGATCAACAACGCTCAAGCCCATTATTTACATTCAAGTGTCATAGTAATGGGTCTTGATGGGCCAACTATAGAGTCGTACCCAAAGATAGTATTGGGAGAGAGCAAAAGGTTGCCCAAAGTTGATGACGCTACATGTGCTATTTGTCTCTCCGAGTATGAGCCAAAGGAGACGCTTCGGACAATTCCACAGTGTCAACATTGTTTTCATGCTGATTGTATCGACGAGTGGCTGAAGTTGAATGGGACTTGTCCGGTGTGTCGGAACTCACCGGAGCAGATTTTGCCGCCTGCTTAA
- the SPDS3 gene encoding spermidine synthase 3 produces MIDKVYRGWSWGRKGLSMEGDVGIGLVCQNTMDGKASNGNGLEKTVPSCCLKAMACVPEDDAKCHSTVVSGWFSEPHPRSGKKGGKAVYFNNPMWPGEAHSLKVEKVLFKDKSDFQEVLVFESATYGKVLVLDGIVQLTEKDECAYQEMIAHLPLCSISSPKNVLVVGGGDGGVLREISRHSSVEVIDICEIDKMVIDVSKKFFPELAVGFDDPRVQLHIGDAAEFLRKSPEGKYDAIIVDSSDPVGPALALVEKPFFETLARALKPGGVLCNMAESMWLHTHLIEDMISICRQTFKSVHYAWSSVPTYPSGVIGFVLCSTEGPAVDFKNPINPIEKLDGAMTHKRELKFYNSDMHRAAFALPTFLRREVASLLAS; encoded by the exons ATGATTGATAAAG tATACAGAGGCTGGAGCTGGGGAAGAAAAGGATTGTCTATGGAGGGAGACGTCGGAATAGGTTTGGTATGCCAGAATACTATGGATGGGAAGGCGAGTAATGGAAATGGTTTAGAGAAGACTGTACCTTCTTGTTGCCTTAAGGCTATGGCATGTGTACCTGAGGATGATGCTAAGTGTCACTCCACTGTTGTTTCTGGGTGGTTTTCGGAACCTCACCCTCGCTCTG GGAAAAAAGGCGGCAAAGCAGTCTATTTCAACAACCCTATGTGGCCAG GAGAAGCACACTCACTGAAAGTTGAGAAAGTTCTGTTCAAAGACAAGTCGGATTTTCAGGAAGTCCTAGTGTTCGAG TCAGCCACGTACGGAAAGGTGCTTGTTCTAGATGGTATCGTACAGCTGACCGAAAAAGATGAATGTGCATATCAGGAGATGATAGCCCATCTGCCTTTATGCTCTATATCTTCCCCTAAAAAT GTTCTTGTTGTTGGTGGAGGTGATGGTGGTGTTCTTCGAGAGATTTCTCGCCATAGTTCTGTTGAGGTTATTGATATCTGTGAGATAGACAAGATGGTTATAGAT GTGTCTAAGAAGTTCTTCCCCGAGTTAGCGGTTGGGTTTGACGATCCTCGTGTTCAACTTCACATTGGTGATG CTGCTGAGTTCCTCCGTAAATCCCCTGAAGGGAAGTATGATGCCATCATTGTTGATTCTTCAGATCCCGTAG GTCCTGCTCTTGCGCTTGTTGAGAAGCCTTTCTTCGAGACACTGGCTAGAGCGTTGAAGCCTGGGGGAGTTCTTTGTAACATGGCAGAAAGTATGTGGCTCCATACTCATCTTATTGAAGATATGATCTCCATTTGCCGTCAAACATTCAAAAGTGTTCACTATGCGTGGAGCAGCGTCCCCACATATCCAAG CGGCGTGATTGGTTTCGTCTTGTGCTCTACTGAAGGACCAGCTGTTGACTTCAAGAACCCAATCAACCCTATTGAGAAACTAGACGGTGCGATGACCCATAAAAGAGAATTGAAGTTCTATAACTCTGAT ATGCACAGAGCCGCATTTGCTTTGCCCACATTCCTGCGGAGAGAAGTAGCTTCACTTCTGGCTTCTTGA
- the SPDS3 gene encoding spermidine synthase 3 (spermidine synthase 3 (SPDS3); CONTAINS InterPro DOMAIN/s: Spermine synthase (InterPro:IPR001045); BEST Arabidopsis thaliana protein match is: spermidine synthase 1 (TAIR:AT1G23820.1); Has 5367 Blast hits to 5364 proteins in 1535 species: Archae - 174; Bacteria - 2998; Metazoa - 341; Fungi - 210; Plants - 426; Viruses - 0; Other Eukaryotes - 1218 (source: NCBI BLink).): MEGDVGIGLVCQNTMDGKASNGNGLEKTVPSCCLKAMACVPEDDAKCHSTVVSGWFSEPHPRSGKKGGKAVYFNNPMWPGEAHSLKVEKVLFKDKSDFQEVLVFESATYGKVLVLDGIVQLTEKDECAYQEMIAHLPLCSISSPKNVLVVGGGDGGVLREISRHSSVEVIDICEIDKMVIDVSKKFFPELAVGFDDPRVQLHIGDAAEFLRKSPEGKYDAIIVDSSDPVGPALALVEKPFFETLARALKPGGVLCNMAESMWLHTHLIEDMISICRQTFKSVHYAWSSVPTYPSGVIGFVLCSTEGPAVDFKNPINPIEKLDGAMTHKRELKFYNSDMHRAAFALPTFLRREVASLLAS; this comes from the exons ATGGAGGGAGACGTCGGAATAGGTTTGGTATGCCAGAATACTATGGATGGGAAGGCGAGTAATGGAAATGGTTTAGAGAAGACTGTACCTTCTTGTTGCCTTAAGGCTATGGCATGTGTACCTGAGGATGATGCTAAGTGTCACTCCACTGTTGTTTCTGGGTGGTTTTCGGAACCTCACCCTCGCTCTG GGAAAAAAGGCGGCAAAGCAGTCTATTTCAACAACCCTATGTGGCCAG GAGAAGCACACTCACTGAAAGTTGAGAAAGTTCTGTTCAAAGACAAGTCGGATTTTCAGGAAGTCCTAGTGTTCGAG TCAGCCACGTACGGAAAGGTGCTTGTTCTAGATGGTATCGTACAGCTGACCGAAAAAGATGAATGTGCATATCAGGAGATGATAGCCCATCTGCCTTTATGCTCTATATCTTCCCCTAAAAAT GTTCTTGTTGTTGGTGGAGGTGATGGTGGTGTTCTTCGAGAGATTTCTCGCCATAGTTCTGTTGAGGTTATTGATATCTGTGAGATAGACAAGATGGTTATAGAT GTGTCTAAGAAGTTCTTCCCCGAGTTAGCGGTTGGGTTTGACGATCCTCGTGTTCAACTTCACATTGGTGATG CTGCTGAGTTCCTCCGTAAATCCCCTGAAGGGAAGTATGATGCCATCATTGTTGATTCTTCAGATCCCGTAG GTCCTGCTCTTGCGCTTGTTGAGAAGCCTTTCTTCGAGACACTGGCTAGAGCGTTGAAGCCTGGGGGAGTTCTTTGTAACATGGCAGAAAGTATGTGGCTCCATACTCATCTTATTGAAGATATGATCTCCATTTGCCGTCAAACATTCAAAAGTGTTCACTATGCGTGGAGCAGCGTCCCCACATATCCAAG CGGCGTGATTGGTTTCGTCTTGTGCTCTACTGAAGGACCAGCTGTTGACTTCAAGAACCCAATCAACCCTATTGAGAAACTAGACGGTGCGATGACCCATAAAAGAGAATTGAAGTTCTATAACTCTGAT ATGCACAGAGCCGCATTTGCTTTGCCCACATTCCTGCGGAGAGAAGTAGCTTCACTTCTGGCTTCTTGA
- the SPDS3 gene encoding spermidine synthase 3 (spermidine synthase 3 (SPDS3); CONTAINS InterPro DOMAIN/s: Spermine synthase (InterPro:IPR001045); BEST Arabidopsis thaliana protein match is: spermidine synthase 1 (TAIR:AT1G23820.1).), whose amino-acid sequence MEGDVGIGLVCQNTMDGKASNGNGLEKTVPSCCLKAMACVPEDDAKCHSTVVSGWFSEPHPRSGKKGGKAVYFNNPMWPGEAHSLKVEKVLFKDKSDFQEVLVFESATYGKVLVLDGIVQLTEKDECAYQEMIAHLPLCSISSPKNVISHLKKFSLSGFLYLVACCNKSVNLKVLVVGGGDGGVLREISRHSSVEVIDICEIDKMVIDVSKKFFPELAVGFDDPRVQLHIGDAAEFLRKSPEGKYDAIIVDSSDPVGPALALVEKPFFETLARALKPGGVLCNMAESMWLHTHLIEDMISICRQTFKSVHYAWSSVPTYPSGVIGFVLCSTEGPAVDFKNPINPIEKLDGAMTHKRELKFYNSDMHRAAFALPTFLRREVASLLAS is encoded by the exons ATGGAGGGAGACGTCGGAATAGGTTTGGTATGCCAGAATACTATGGATGGGAAGGCGAGTAATGGAAATGGTTTAGAGAAGACTGTACCTTCTTGTTGCCTTAAGGCTATGGCATGTGTACCTGAGGATGATGCTAAGTGTCACTCCACTGTTGTTTCTGGGTGGTTTTCGGAACCTCACCCTCGCTCTG GGAAAAAAGGCGGCAAAGCAGTCTATTTCAACAACCCTATGTGGCCAG GAGAAGCACACTCACTGAAAGTTGAGAAAGTTCTGTTCAAAGACAAGTCGGATTTTCAGGAAGTCCTAGTGTTCGAG TCAGCCACGTACGGAAAGGTGCTTGTTCTAGATGGTATCGTACAGCTGACCGAAAAAGATGAATGTGCATATCAGGAGATGATAGCCCATCTGCCTTTATGCTCTATATCTTCCCCTAAAAATGTAATTTCTCACCTTAAAAAGTTTAGTCTCTCTGGTTTCCTATATCTTGTAGCCTGTTGCAATAAATCAGTCAATCTAAAA GTTCTTGTTGTTGGTGGAGGTGATGGTGGTGTTCTTCGAGAGATTTCTCGCCATAGTTCTGTTGAGGTTATTGATATCTGTGAGATAGACAAGATGGTTATAGAT GTGTCTAAGAAGTTCTTCCCCGAGTTAGCGGTTGGGTTTGACGATCCTCGTGTTCAACTTCACATTGGTGATG CTGCTGAGTTCCTCCGTAAATCCCCTGAAGGGAAGTATGATGCCATCATTGTTGATTCTTCAGATCCCGTAG GTCCTGCTCTTGCGCTTGTTGAGAAGCCTTTCTTCGAGACACTGGCTAGAGCGTTGAAGCCTGGGGGAGTTCTTTGTAACATGGCAGAAAGTATGTGGCTCCATACTCATCTTATTGAAGATATGATCTCCATTTGCCGTCAAACATTCAAAAGTGTTCACTATGCGTGGAGCAGCGTCCCCACATATCCAAG CGGCGTGATTGGTTTCGTCTTGTGCTCTACTGAAGGACCAGCTGTTGACTTCAAGAACCCAATCAACCCTATTGAGAAACTAGACGGTGCGATGACCCATAAAAGAGAATTGAAGTTCTATAACTCTGAT ATGCACAGAGCCGCATTTGCTTTGCCCACATTCCTGCGGAGAGAAGTAGCTTCACTTCTGGCTTCTTGA
- the CNGC1 gene encoding cyclic nucleotide gated channel 1 (cyclic nucleotide gated channel 1 (CNGC1); FUNCTIONS IN: inward rectifier potassium channel activity, cyclic nucleotide binding, intracellular cyclic nucleotide activated cation channel activity, calmodulin binding, cation channel activity; INVOLVED IN: potassium ion transport, calcium ion transport; LOCATED IN: plasma membrane; EXPRESSED IN: 23 plant structures; EXPRESSED DURING: 13 growth stages; CONTAINS InterPro DOMAIN/s: Cyclic nucleotide-binding (InterPro:IPR000595), Ion transport (InterPro:IPR005821), Cyclic nucleotide-binding-like (InterPro:IPR018490), RmlC-like jelly roll fold (InterPro:IPR014710); BEST Arabidopsis thaliana protein match is: cyclic nucleotide-gated channel 13 (TAIR:AT4G01010.1); Has 1807 Blast hits to 1807 proteins in 277 species: Archae - 0; Bacteria - 0; Metazoa - 736; Fungi - 347; Plants - 385; Viruses - 0; Other Eukaryotes - 339 (source: NCBI BLink).), with translation MNFRQEKFVRFQDWKSDKTSSDVEYSGKNEIQTGIFQRTISSISDKFYRSFESSSARIKLFKRSYKSYSFKEAVSKGIGSTHKILDPQGPFLQRWNKIFVLACIIAVSLDPLFFYVPIIDDAKKCLGIDKKMEITASVLRSFTDVFYVLHIIFQFRTGFIAPSSRVFGRGVLVEDKREIAKRYLSSHFIIDILAVLPLPQMVILIIIPHMRGSSSLNTKNMLKFIVFFQYIPRFIRIYPLYKEVTRTSGILTETAWAGAAFNLFLYMLASHVFGAFWYLFSIERETVCWKQACERNNPPCISKLLYCDPETAGGNAFLNESCPIQTPNTTLFDFGIFLDALQSGVVESQDFPQKFFYCFWWGLQNLSSLGQNLKTSTYIWEICFAVFISIAGLVLFSFLIGNMQTYLQSTTTRLEEMRVKRRDAEQWMSHRLLPENLRKRIRRYEQYKWQETRGVDEENLLSNLPKDLRRDIKRHLCLALLMRVPMFEKMDEQLLDALCDRLQPVLYTEESYIVREGDPVDEMLFIMRGKLLTITTNGGRTGFLNSEYLGAGDFCGEELLTWALDPHSSSNLPISTRTVRALMEVEAFALKADDLKFVASQFRRLHSKQLRHTFRYYSQQWKTWAACFIQAAWRRYIKKKLEESLKEEENRLQDALAKEACGSSPSLGATIYASRFAANILRTIRRSGSVRKPRMPERMPPMLLQKPAEPDFNSDD, from the exons GTTTCAAGATTGGAAGTCGGATAAGACTTCCTCCGACGTGGAATATTCCGGTAAAAACGAGATTCAAACTGGAATATTCCAGAGAACAATAAGCTCAATCTCCGACAAGTTTTACAGAAGCTTTGAATCAAGCTCTGCAAGGATCAAACTATTCAAAAGATCTTACAAGTCTTACTCTTTTAAAGAAGCTGTTTCAAAAGGGATTGGTTCTACTCACAAAATTCTTGACCCACAAGGACCTTTTCTTCAGAGATGGAACAAGATCTTTGTTTTAGCTTGTATCATCGCTGTCTCGCTTGACCCTTTGTTCTTCTACGTGCCTATCATCGATGATGCTAAGAAATGTCTTGGTATTGacaagaaaatggaaataacAGCAAGCGTTTTGCGCTCTTTCACTGATGTTTTTTATGTCCTTCACATCATTTTCCAGTTCCGTACTGGCTTTATCGCTCCTTCGTCTCGTGTTTTTGGGAGAGGTGTTCTTGTTGAGGACAAGCGAGAGATCGCTAAACGTTACTTGTCCTCACATTTCATAATTGACATTCTTGCTGTTCTTCCGCTTCCGCAG ATGGTGATTTTGATAATCATTCCACATATGAGAGGTTCATCGTCTTTGAACACGAAGAATATGTTGaagtttattgttttcttccaaTATATACCGAGGTTTATAAGAATATATCCGCTCTACAAGGAAGTTACAAGAACTTCAGGCATACTCACTGAGACAGCTTGGGCTGGAGCTGCTTTCAATCTCTTCCTCTACATGCTTGCTAGTCAT GTGTTTGGTGCTTTCTGGTATTTGTTCTCAATCGAACGCGAAACGGTGTGCTGGAAACAAGCTTGTGAGAGGAATAACCCTCCGTGCATTTCGAAGTTGTTGTACTGTGACCCTGAAACTGCAGGAGGCAATGCTTTCCTCAATGAGTCTTGTCCGATTCAGACACCAAACACAACACTCTTCGACTTTGGGATATTCCTTGACGCACTTCAATCCGGTGTAGTGGAATCTCAAGATTTCcctcaaaagtttttttactgtttctggTGGGGTCTGCAGAACCTCAG TTCGCTCGGTCAGAACCTTAAAACAAGTACATATATTTGGGAAATCTGTTTCGCGGTGTTCATTTCTATTGCGGGGCTGGTTTTGTTCTCCTTCTTGATTGGAAATATGCAG ACGTATCTGCAATCCACTACCACGAGATTGGAGGAGATGAGGGTAAAGAGAAGAGACGCAGAACAATGGATGTCACACCGTTTGCTACCTGAGAACTTGAGAAAAAGAATCCGGCGATACGAGCAGTACAAATGGCAAGAGACAAGAGGTGTTGACGAAGAGAATCTTCTTAGTAATCTTCCCAAAGATCTTAGACGCGACATCAAACGTCATCTCTGTCTCGCCCTTCTCATGCGG GTCCCCATGTTTGAGAAAATGGACGAACAGCTTCTTGATGCGCTCTGTGACCGTTTGCAACCTGTGTTATACACAGAGGAAAGCTACATAGTAAGAGAAGGAGATCCGGTAGACGAAATGCTCTTCATAATGCGCGGGAAGCTTCTAACAATCACAACAAACGGTGGAAGAACCGGTTTTTTAAATTCCGAGTATCTTGGAGCCGGTGATTTCTGTGGTGAGGAGCTTTTAACCTGGGCTTTAGACCCACACTCATCCTCAAACCTCCCAATCTCAACAAGAACTGTTCGAGCTCTCATGGAAGTTGAAGCTTTCGCACTTAAAGCTGATGACCTCAAATTCGTGGCTTCCCAGTTCAGACGTCTTCACAGCAAACAGCTAAGACATACTTTCAGGTACTACTCACAACAATGGAAGACTTGGGCCGCTTGCTTCATACAAGCCGCTTGGAGAAGATACATTAAGAAGAAACTCGAAGAGTCtcttaaagaagaagagaatcggTTGCAGGATGCTTTGGCTAAAGAAGCTTGTGGAAGTTCCCCAAGCCTCGGTGCTACAATATACGCATCACGGTTTGCTGCAAATATCTTGCGCACAATACGTAGGAGCGGATCAGTAAGGAAACCAAGGATGCCGGAACGAATGCCACCTATGCTACTTCAGAAACCAGCAGAGCCAGATTTCAACAGtgatgattaa